From Silurus meridionalis isolate SWU-2019-XX chromosome 14, ASM1480568v1, whole genome shotgun sequence, a single genomic window includes:
- the tob1a gene encoding protein Tob1a, giving the protein MQLEIQVALNFIISYLYNKLPRRRVNIFGEELERQLKQKYEGHWYPDKPYKGSGFRCIHVGEKVDPVVEQAAKESGLDIEDVRNNLPQDLSVWIDPFEVSYQIGEKGPVKVLYVDDSNENGLELDKEIKNSFNPEAQVFMPITEPVGPSPTSSSPSPPFGQSAAVSPTFMPRSTQPLTFTTATFAATKFGSTKMKSSGRNGSKVARSSPTNLGLNVNNLLKQKAISTSMHSLYGLGLSGQQQKTSALSPNAKEFVFPSLQGQGSPSAMFPGESSLGLSLSPLQYNNAFDVFATYGGLNEKSLMDGLNFSLSNMQYSNQQFQPVMAN; this is encoded by the coding sequence ATGCAGCTTGAAATCCAAGTAGCACTCAACTTTATAATTTCGTACTTGTACAATAAGCTGCCAAGGCGTCGTGTCAACATTTTTGGTGAGGAGCTGGAGCGGCAGCTTAAGCAAAAGTACGAGGGGCACTGGTACCCGGACAAGCCATACAAAGGGTCTGGGTTCCGCTGTATTCACGTTGGGGAGAAAGTGGACCCGGTCGTTGAGCAAGCAGCCAAAGAGAGTGGGTTAGACATCGAAGATGTGCGCAACAACCTGCCTCAGGATCTCAGCGTTTGGATCGATCCGTTTGAGGTGTCTTATCAGATTGGAGAAAAAGGACCTGTCAAGGTGCTCTATGTGGATGATAGTAATGAGAATGGGCTAGAGTTGGACAAGGAGATCAAGAACAGCTTTAACCCTGAGGCCCAGGTTTTCATGCCAATCACTGAGCCTGTGGGACCGTCACCCACATCCAGCTCACCGTCCCCTCCTTTCGGCCAATCAGCTGCCGTTAGCCCCACCTTTATGCCCCGCTCCACCCAGCCTTTAACCTTTACCACTGCCACATTTGCTGCCACAAAATTTGGCTCCACCAAGATGAAGAGTAGTGGTCGCAATGGCAGTAAGGTGGCACGGAGCTCCCCCACCAACCTGGGTTTGAATGTGAACAACCTCCTGAAGCAGAAAGCCATCTCCACTTCAATGCACTCACTTTACGGCCTCGGCTTGAGCggacagcagcagaagacctcGGCCCTCTCCCCAAATGCCAAGGAGTTTGTGTTCCCCAGCCTCCAGGGCCAAGGCAGTCCAAGTGCAATGTTCCCAGGAGAAAGCTCACTCGGTCTAAGTCTCAGCCCTCTCCAGTACAATAATGCCTTTGACGTGTTTGCCACCTATGGGGGCCTAAATGAGAAGTCCCTGATGGATGGCCTAAACTTCAGCCTGAGCAACATGCAGTATTCTAACCAGCAATTCCAGCCAGTAATGGCCAACTAG